The genomic stretch ccaccggtatcaagaagatcattgaagcTATTGCTGCTAATGAACACATGGAGTTGTACGATAGGTGTCAAAGCAAACCAGAAGGGGTTTTAGATTTAAAGTTGGAAACTACTAAAATCCGTATTGAAGATACTATAGCTGCTAAAATTGAGAAGAAGCTAAAGGCGATGAACATAGGTACCCAACAGGTGGCACAGGTCCAACCAGCTCCTACTGTCTGTTGTAAAATCTGTAATGGTCCGCACCAAACTATGTATTCttttgcaactcctcaacaagtggaggaaatcaaatttttgaagcagaataatccttattccaacgcgtacaatccgggttggaagaatcatcccaacttctcatggaaagaccaaaaaggaaCCGCTCCTCAACATGGTTAGTGccaaactcaatatcaacaacaacaacaagccCCTAAGAAGGCTGATTGGGATATTGCTATTGAAAGAATGGCAACTCATCATGTGCAATTTCAAGAAGAAACCCGAAACTATCAGAAAAACACCACAGTATCCATTAAAATCTTAAAGTCCAGATGGGTCAAATTGCTCAGCAATTATCATCgagttctcaagcacaaggtgcTCTACCTAGTGCACCTGTGCCCAATCCTAGAGAGCATCATAATGTGAGTGCTGTGACAACAAGAAGTGGTAAATCAGATGAAGTTGTCGAGGAAgtggatgaagaggaagaccAATTGATCGAAGTAGACCTGgagatcaaagaaaatgaagttgttaGGGAAGAAGTGGTAGCACCGAAACCTGTTGTAAAAGAATCAGTCATTGAGCCTAAGCCGGTTGTTAAGCTTCCCTTCCCCACTAGAAACAAGAAAAAAGGacaacatgagaaaaactttgaaaaattcttaGAGTTGTTCAGGAAGCTGGAGATTAATATTACGTTGTTGGaggcacttgaacaaatgcctacttattccaagttcatgaaggatatcATTTCGAAGAAGCGTACCACAAACACTAACCCGATCATTCTaaccgaaacttgtagtgctattttgcagggtatgaagattccgaTAAAGAAGGAAGATCGAGGAGCTGTCACCATCCCGTGTACTATTGGAGATAGGTCGTTCAACAAAGCTCTTATTGATCtgggagctagtgtgagtctcatgccattatccatttacaagaagcTTGGTATAGGGGTGGTGCAAGATACCAGGACGACACTCCAATTCGCCGATCATTCGGTCAAGAAACCGCATGGTATTGTTAAAGATGTCCTggtaaaaattgacaagtttgtatTTCCGGTTGATTTTGTAATTCTAGAAATGCTGGAAGATGAAGAGATCCCTCTCATTCTTGGTAGACCCTTTTTGGAAACGGGAAGGTGTGTAATCAACATAGAAGAAGGAACCATGATGTTGAAGGTTTATGATGAGGAAGTGAGAATCAATGTTCGAAACACCATGAAAGACAAAGATGATATTTGTACCAGTGACACTATAGAGGTTTTGAATCAGGTAACAAGATGGCCCTTTGAATGCACCACCGTCACCTTTGGGAAGAGTGTTGAGCTTGTCCAAGTTCGACAGTGATAAAGAAAAGGACAACGGGGACCCCCAAGTGCTAGCCTTACTAGATACACAAACCTCGTGGAAAGGATCTCGACCACACCGGTGGGGGGATACACACCTACCTC from Lathyrus oleraceus cultivar Zhongwan6 chromosome 7, CAAS_Psat_ZW6_1.0, whole genome shotgun sequence encodes the following:
- the LOC127103550 gene encoding uncharacterized protein LOC127103550, which gives rise to MFMNGLKIKTKQLIDTAVDGSTNFSTATGIKKIIEAIAANEHMELYDRCQSKPEGVLDLKLETTKIRIEDTIAAKIEKKLKAMNIGTQQVAQVQPAPTMGQIAQQLSSSSQAQGALPSAPVPNPREHHNVSAVTTRSGKSDEVVEEVDEEEDQLIEVDLEIKENEVVREEVVAPKPVVKESVIEPKPVVKLPFPTRNKKKGQHEKNFEKFLELFRKLEINITLLEALEQMPTYSKFMKDIISKKRTTNTNPIILTETCSAILQGMKIPIKKEDRGAVTIPCTIGDRSFNKALIDLGASVSLMPLSIYKKLGIGVVQDTRTTLQFADHSVKKPHGIVKDVLVKIDKFVFPVDFVILEMLEDEEIPLILGRPFLETGRCVINIEEGTMMLKVYDEEVRINVRNTMKDKDDICTSDTIEVLNQVTRWPFECTTVTFGKSVELVQVRQ